GCAGTTCCCCCCATGCACCGATAATATTATAGCCGTCGACAAGAAGAACATTTTTCTTTTCCATTTTTACTATTCGACAGGCTGACGCTTTCGCAACACTTCATACATGAGGAGAGAAGCTGCAACAGAAGCATTTAACGAAGTAACATGTCCACGCATTGGAAGATTGTATAGGAAATCGCACTTTTCTTTTAGAATTCGCGACATGCCTTTTCCTTCACTCCCGATAATTACAGCAAGCGGAAGAGTCGCATCCATTTTTCTGTAATCGGCAGAACCTTTTGCATCTGTTCCCGCGATCCAGACACCGCGCTTTTTCAATTCATCGACAGTTTGCGACAAGTTATTCACACGTACGACAGGGACATGTTCGATGGCACCTGTTGATGCCTTTGCCACAACTGCTGTTAAACCAACAGAACGCCTTCTCGGGATAATGACGCCATGAACGCCTGAGGCATCGGCCGTACGTAATATAGAGCCTAAATTATGCGGATCCTCCAGCTCATCTAAAATTAAAAACAATGGATCCTCTCCGCGATTAGCCGCAACCTCAAAAAGATCGTCAAGTTCCGCGTAACGATACGCTGCAACAGAAGCAATAATTCCTTGGTGATTCACATCCAGCATGCTATCTAGTTTTTGTTTGGGCACTGATTGGACAATTACCTTCGCCTCT
The window above is part of the Sporosarcina sp. 6E9 genome. Proteins encoded here:
- the rlmB gene encoding 23S rRNA (guanosine(2251)-2'-O)-methyltransferase RlmB: MTEIETEMLGGKNPIVEALRSGRELNKIWIAEGLNKKSIGEILSLAREAKVIVQSVPKQKLDSMLDVNHQGIIASVAAYRYAELDDLFEVAANRGEDPLFLILDELEDPHNLGSILRTADASGVHGVIIPRRRSVGLTAVVAKASTGAIEHVPVVRVNNLSQTVDELKKRGVWIAGTDAKGSADYRKMDATLPLAVIIGSEGKGMSRILKEKCDFLYNLPMRGHVTSLNASVAASLLMYEVLRKRQPVE